AACTGTATTTCATCTTTACCGGAAGTTGGTTTAGCCCAGATTAACTCATCATCATCTCTAATAGTTAAAGCAATTAAGCCAGAACGACGAACTTTACCAAATTCGCTTAATTCTACTTTCTTAACCACGCCCTTTTTAGTGGCAAAGAATAAGAATTTGCTTTTATTCATTTTATCCAAAGGCAAAACCGAAGTTACTTTTTCACCGGGTGAAAGCTGCAGGAAGTTAACAATTGCTTGTCCTTTAGCTGTTCTTTGGGCCGAAGGGATTTCATAAGCTTTAAGTTGGAAAACTCGTCCGCGAGTGGTAAAGAAAAGTAAATCATCATGAGTTAGGGTGGTAAGCATAAATTCCACCATGTCTTCTTCTTTAGTAGTTAAGCCTATAACTCCCTTCCCGCCCCTGGCCTGAGTTTTAAACATGGAAGGAGCTAGACGTTTAATATAGCCATCTCTGGTCATAACCACTACCACCTCTTCGTTGGGTACAAAATCTTCCACATTAAACTCTCCAACCGGATGATCAACCAACCTTGTTCTTCTTTCATCACCGTATTCTTCTCGCAATAAATTCATATCTTCCCTAATAATTTGTAAAATCTTTTTGCGAGAACCCAAAATACCTTCCAACTCTTTAATTAAAGCTTTTTTGTCTTTAAGTTCGTTTTCAATTAGCAAGCGTTCAAGGTTAGCTAAAGATCCAAGTTTCATTTCCACAATAGCCAAAGCTTGCTTATCCGATAATTTAAATTTCTTAACCAAATTAATTTTAGCTTCATCTCGATTACGGGAAGCTTTAATTAACTTAATTACTTGATCAATATGCAAAAGAGCTATCATTAAACCATCCAAAATATGAGCTCTGTCTTTGGCTTTTTCCAAATCAAATTCCGTTCTTCTTCTAATAACGACCTCGCGATGCTTAATATATTCTTCTAAAACAGATTTAAGATTTAAAACACGAGGTTGGATACCATTAATTAGAGCTAATAAGTTAAGGTGAAAAGTTTCTTGTAGCTGCGTCATCTTATAAAGACTATTTAAAATCTTTTTTGGAAAAGCATCTTTTTTAAGTTCAATTACCACCCGAACACCGGCTTTATCTGATTCATCGCGCAAATCTCTAATACCTTCAAGTTTTTTCTCTCGTACCAAATCGGCGATTTTTTCTACCAAGTTAGCTTTGTTAACCTGAAAAGGAATCTCACTGATTATTATATTATAAGTATCCTGTTTAGCTTCAACAATCTCGGCTACTCCACGTGTAACAATACCGCCTTTACCGGTGGTATAAGCTTTAATAATAGCTTCGCGATCATAAATAATACCACCGGTCGGGAAATCCGGACCCTTAACATGCTCCATTAAATCTTCAACAGTAGCTTCGGGTTTTTCAATTAAGTGTTCAATGGCATTAATCAATTCATTAAGATTATGAGGAGGAATATTAGTTGCCATACCGACGGCAATACCCATGCTACCGTTTAGAAGAAGGTTGGGGAGTCTGGCTGGCAAAACAGTGGGTTCTCTATATGAGCCATCATAGTTGGCCACAAAGTCCACAGTTTTTCTATCTATATCAGATAAAAGTTCTTCAGAAATACGTGCCAATTTAGCTTCGGTATAACGCATGGCCGCCGCGTTATCTCCGTCCATTGAACCAAAGTTACCTTGTCCACGAACCAAAGGGTAGCGCATGGAAAAATCCTGAGCCATACGAACCATAGCATCATAAACCGCCGAATCGCCGTGCGGATGATACTTAGCCAAAACTTCTCCGACCACTGCAGCGGATTTTCTAAACTTAGCACTGGAGCGTAAACCCAACTGCCACATGGCGTATAAAATACGACGATGAACCGGTTTAAGTCCATCTCTAACATCAGGTAAAGCGCGGGCAACTATAACACTCATGGCATAGTCCAAATAAGAACGCTTCATTTCCTCCACAATCGGTTGGGGTTCAATATGTCCACGATTATTGTTTGAATCTACCGTATCATTATTATCCGGCGGCACAAGTCCTTGTTCGGCAGAGGTTTTTTTATCGTCCATTTTGGATGATTTTTTTTCTTTAGGCATAAACTGTTTAATTTTAATTACTAATGAATAGAATACCTGTTAATTAATTATTCGGCAAGGTACCCGGTATATTCTTTGGCTCTTCATTTGTCTGTTGTTCATTTAATTCCCCTTCACTCAACTGTTCCTCACTCTGACCTTTATTTTCTGCTTTTTCAGTATTTTCAGTATTAAAACCATTATTATCATCCGAAAGATTTTCTTCAAGGTTGGCTTTTAATTTTTCCAAGGCCCTGGCTTCAGCCTCAGCGGCTGTTTCTTGTTCAACCGCTTGATCAAGGTTTTGCGTCATAGCTCCAAAATCCTGTATATCCATTTTTATTTCACCCATTGCCTTGCTAAACTCTTCTCTTAAACTACCAATGTCCGATGAAGCTTCATTATCTGAATTGGATAAAAGCTTCATATCTGAACTAATTAAAGAACGTAGACTAACAATCCAAGCAAAAAAGATCAAGAGCATTAAAGAACTAACACCAATCCATATAATCAAATTTTTATTATTTTTTATCTCATTTTTACGCCTAAGAGGGCCAGAAGCTGGACGATGGGCTTCATAGCCATGTAAAACCGAATGACTTGAGGTTGTTTTTTTAGGCTCAACCTCCAAAACAAGATCAGGGAAATTTTTAACGAAATCACGATGTCCACTCGCAGTAGTTGTAGCAGCTTTAACCTCTATCGGTACAACAAAATCAAGATGGTTGTTTTTTCCGGAAATTACTGTTTTGGATTTTTTAGCAGTCCCAACCCTACCAGTTCGCTTAGCAGTTTTTTTAACAGCCGGCTTCTTTGTTTTAGCTTTGACCCCAGCCCTAGCTTTAGACTTGGACTTAACTTCTTCTTTTTTGTTTTCAGAACTTTTTACCATAAAAGTTTTAATTAAGTACTACTAAATCCATACCATCTTGCGGTAAATCTTTTCTAACAATTTTTAATTTTTCTTCATAACGAGGTTTAACAGCAATAGCTTTTAAGAAATTATCCAAGGGATCCAAATTTTTAGATAATTTTAAACCGCTTACATGATAATGCATGGGAATAACTAATCTTGGTTCAATTTGGTTAATTACCTTAACGGCGGTTTGGGCATTAATGGTATAAACTCCGCCTACGGGAATAATTAAAATATCAGTACCTTCAAGTTTTTCAAGTTGTGAATTATCTAACTCACAACCCAAATCTCCCAGGTGGGTAATGGAAATTCCCTCAAGCTCTATTCTATACATAACATTTTTACCACGCTCCGCTCCTTCCGAAGAATCGTGATAAGAGCTAACTCCTTCAATAAAGACACCCTTAACCTCATACTCTCCCGGACCACTAATAACAAAAGGATTACCAATAACAGCCGCCACATTATTATGATCATCGTGATCATGACTAATAGTAACTATATCTGCTTCAAGCTTAGGTAACTTTAAACCAACCTTCTCAGGCTTAAAAGGATCGGTAACTACCGTTACAATATCATTTTCATGTTTAGCTTGGAGTTTAAAACAGGAGTGATTGATTTTTACAATTTGCATAAAATAAGGTTTAAAAACGGCCCTTAAATGGCGCCGCAGCATACTTTAAATATACTGCATTTAAGAAGAAGAGTCAATCTAAAAAACAAGAGAAAAAACAACTTAATAAAAAACTTTTCGGTTTTTACTAATTTGACAAAAAATCAATTTTTATCCTATCCTTGATATTTGCCAAAAAGGCTTAAACAGTATAAAGTATAAAAGTATCTTAAATATATTAAAGAATAAAAAACCCCTATGGATCATAACCACAATTTGCTTAATAATATTGAAAAACCCCAACAACGTCGTAAGAAGTCTATTTTTAAAAGAATTAGAAAAATATTCGTAAGTTTTTTAATTCTTTTAGTTGTTCTTTATGCCTTTTTCTACTTTAAACAACTCTTCTTTGGTAGTAATGAAGAAGGTGGTACCTCTTGGATCGATCGTATTCCCCTTATCGGGCAAGTTAAACATTTAGCAGAGAGCTCAGACAGACCCCTAAAAGGCGAAGAAAGAGACAGAATCAATATTCTTCTTTTAGGTATTGGCGGCGCCCAACATGACGGAGGTCTTTTAACGGATACTATTATGGTAGCCAGCTTAAAACCATCCACCAACCAAGTTTCCATGCTTTCTATCCCCAGAGATCTGGTAGTCCGTGTTGAAGGTTCTTCCGATTACCGTAAGATAAACAGTGTTCATTCTTTAGCTGAACAAAGAGATAAGGGCAGTGGAGGCTTAGCTGTTAGTCAAACTGTTAGCCGCCTACTTGATGAACCAATTGATTACTATGTTAGAATAGATTTCGATGGCTTTGAGAAAATTATAGACCAAATTGGAGGTGTTAGTGTTTATGTGGAAAATACACTAGATGACTATAGTTACCCAATCAGAGGACGCGAAGATAATCCGGATTATTACAGTCGTTTTGAACATTTGCATATACCCCAAGGCTGGCAAGAAATGGACGGTAGTCTAGCTCTTAAATACGCCCGTTCCAGACACGGTCTGCGCGGTGAAGGCTCGGATTTTGCCAGAGCCAGAAGACAACAAAATATCATGGTAGCTGCTAAAGAAAAGATCTTTTCAGCTGAGACTCTTTTAAATCCCAAACAAATAACCGCCTTGGTTGGCCATGTTGAAAATCATCTATCCACTAACCTTAAACTTTGGGAAATGACCAAGCTTTGGAATATTAGCAAAAAGATAGATAGAGAAAATATTACCCAAAAAGTTTTAGATAACAGCCGAGCCGGATTATTGGAAGACGCCAGAGGCCTTAATGGTGCCTATATCCTCACTCCCCGCTCCGGAGACTATTCGGAAATACAATATCTTTTTAAAAATATCTTTGGAGAAACAAGTATAGGGGCCAATATATCTATGCCTAAGGATAAGATAAAATTAACTATCTTTAATGGTACTTGGGTTAATGGTTTGGGTAGCCGGACCGCTCTTGATCTTGAACAAAAAAACAGCCCAATCACGGTAGTAGAGGTTGGTAACTCTAGTCGTAAGAATTTTGAACGTTCTGTTATTTATGATCTAACCTATGGAGCTAAAAGAGAACATCTTGAATACCTTAAAGAAAAAACCGGTGCTAATATAGCACCAACTCTACCAGAATGGCTTAAAAACGATTTAGCCGATTCCGGCTCACCGGCCAACCAGCCGGACTTTATCCTGATTCTAGGTACCGATGCAGATAAAACCGGTTCTGGAACGGACAATAGAAATTAAAAATAAACAGTCTTTTAATTTTTATTTTCCTTTATTTTGAAAAAATTATATGAAAAAATACAAAGAAGGCGATCTGCCTCTGGTTGTTATCTTCGGACGAACTAATGTTGGCAAGTCTACTCTTTTTAATACTTTGGCAGAAAAAAAACAGGCCCTTATTTCAGATATCCCAGGCACCACTAGAGACAGTAATCTAGCCATAGGTGAATGGCGAGGACGAAAATTTGAACTGGTGGACACCGGTGGTTTTATGAACTTTGATTACTTAAGTAAAAAAAAGATTCAAGCAGAAACTATTGATGAAATGGTCCAAAAACAAGCCGGAGACTATATTCGTCGCGCTGATGTTATCTTGTTTGTAGTAGACAGTAAAGACGGTCTTTTACCGCAAGACAAAATTATGGCACAAATCCTTAAAAGGATAACCTCACAAAGAAAAAGTGTCACTATGTTAATAGCTAACAAAGCGGACAGTCAAAAACAAAGGTTAGCGATTGGGGATTTCTTCTCTTTGGGCTTTAAAGAGGTCTACCCAGTTTCAGCCGCCACAGGTGCAGGTACTGGAGATATGTTAGATGAAATCTTAAAACACTTTAAGGAGGAAATAAAAGAAAATGACGAAGAAGAGGAAGAAGATTACGAAGAAGAGAAGGAGGAGGAACAGGATGATGATAATTATGATAATAAGGAAGAGGGTGAAGAAAATGAAAAAGACAAGAAGGATAATGATAACAAAAAAGGAAGCTCTAAAAAGAAAAAAGATAAAGACGAAGAAGAGATTATTAGAATTTGTCTTTTGGGTAAGCCCAATGTTGGGAAATCCAGTCTTTTAAACGCCATGGTGGGATACGAAAGAGTTTTGGTTAGCGCTATTCCTCATACCACCAGGGAACCGCAATCAACAATCTTTGAATATAACGGGCAAATTATTGAATGTGTAGACACTGCCGGTATTAGTAGACACGGACATAAACAAAATAATCTAGAGAAGTTCAGTATGGCTAAAAGCTTGGCTTCTCTTAAAAAAGCCAATTTAGCTCTTTTAATACTGGATATTAATGAACCAATCACCAAACAAGATGCTAGACTAACTGAAGAAATAATCAGTAAACAAAAGGGTTTAATTATTGTTGCTAATAAATGGGACACTGTTGAAGAAAGAGAGACCAAAAAATATATTGCCCATATTCATCGAGAACTACCCTTTGCAACTTACGCACCTATCCAATTTGTTTCCGCCAAAAATAGATCTAAAATAGATCATCTTTTTGACCTCATAACCGAAGTATATAAAGCTCGCCATACCCAATTAAGCGCTTCTCAACTGGAGTGGTTAATGAAGACCGCTGTTAAGAAACATCGCCCTACCAAAGGACATGGTACCAAATACCCCCGCCTTTATGAGTTCTCCCAAAGCGGTGTTAATCCCCCCACCTTTGTGGTAAGGATCGGAGCTAGAGAAAGTTTGGCAGATACCTACCTGCGCTTTTTGGAAAACCAACTTCGTGCCAATTTCGGTTTTGCCGGCACCCCGATTTCCATTTGGGTTAAAAAAGGCAGAGATGTGCATGGAGCACATGATAGTTAATAAAGCTTTATCTACTAAACACCTCAACTACTTGAGGTGTTTAAAAAACTAAATAATATTATAATGATATAAAAATTAATATGGAAATACTGCTTATAATAATTCTTCTTGCTCTTTCTGGTCTTTTTTCTGGACTTACTTTAGGATTAATGAAACTAGACACCTTTGAGCTTAAAAGAAAGATGAAACTGGGAGACAAAGAAGCTAAAGCTGTTTATGCTATTCGCCGACACGGCAACGAACTTTTAACAGCTTTACTTTTAGGTAATGTAGCAGTTAACTCCTTTCTGGCTATTTTTCTGGGTAGCCTTACTTCCGGACTTTTAGCTACCATTACAGCCACTGCCTTAATCTTTTTATTCGGGGAAATTATTCCCCAAGCTGTTATCGCCAGATACGCCCTGGCTTTTGGAGCTAAGACCGTACCGTTGGTAAAGTTTCTTTTATTAATCTTTAAACCAATATCTAAACCAATCGGCTGGAGCTTGGATAAAGTTCTAGGTGAAGAACTACAAACCATTTACAGCAAAGAAGAATTATTAAAAATAGTAGCTGAGCACGAAGACTCAAGTACCTCAGCAATAGATAGAGATGAAGAGAAGATCGTTCATGGAGCTCTATCTTTTTCAGATAAAACAGCCGGCGATATTATGACGCCTCGCACTGTGGTTTTTATGCTTGAGGAAAGTACTAAGATTGATAAATCAACTATTGAGACAATTAAGGATCATAACTTTTCCCGTATTCCGATTTTTAAAGAAACTCAAGATAAAATTATTGGCATTTTGTATATTAAAGATCTTTTGGGAGTAAGAAGTGGTAAAATAAAAAAATATACCAAATTAGACTATTTAAAGATCAATGAAAAGACTAAATTAGATAAACTGAAAAATCGTATGATAAAAGCCAGGCAACACATGGCCATTGTTTTGGATGAGTTTAAAGGCTTTGCCGGCGTAGTAACTCTGGAAGATATCCTAGAAGAAGTAATTGGTTCAGAGATACTTGATGAAAGCGATGAGCATGCAGACTTAAGAGAAGTAGCTAAAAAAATTATTGAGGAGTAGGTCTAATAACACAATTTAATAACATAAAAAAGCTTTTTAAAATTAAAATAAGACAAATAAATAGCTAAAAAAAGATTATCCATAAAAATACACAAAGAAGATGAGTACTGTTTTTACTTTACTTTTTTTAAAAAATAACCGTATAATAACCATATAAACAACTATATGAACTCACGAGAAACTCCTGCTACAATCTTTGAAGAAGAAGTGCCTAAATCATTTCTGGCTAGTCTAACCGAGAAAACCGAGGTTAAACATGAGTTACCCCGTCTTTTACGAGTTATTGAACTACCAGATCAAGATTCAACTGAATACCACAGACTTGAAGAAAAGATCCTATTAAAACAAATAGCTCCTTTTTTTATGGATGAACCAAAGAATAAGGAAAAAAAGAACGAAAACAATGAAAATCGTTATCATGACTATTTTAAAATGATCAGCCAAAAATTAAAGGAATTTCCAGATCAAGAAGAAGCTCAATTAAATCTCTCGGCAGAAATTCTTAACCTAATGAAAGCCTATGAAGAAGCATTGAATCAAGAAGATGATTCAAAAAATTTTGGACCCAATAATCTTTTTAAAGCAGATTCTTATGAAGAAAATCCGGAAAACGTTTTAAGGGCTAAAATGTGCGCCCATATCTTAACTAAGATAATTAAACAAGCCGAAGCAGAACAAGGAGAAAATAAGCCCTATGAAAAGATCCTTTTTAAAGAAATAGGCAGAGTAACTTTAAGAAAGATTGAAAATTAAATTATAAATATTATAATGAACCTAATCATCGGCCTCGGCAACCCCGGGCAAAAATATGAAAAAACCAGGCACAATATCGGCTTTATGGCGCTTGATAGAATAGCGTTGGAAAATAGTCTGGAATGGGAAAAAGATAACAAGCTCAAAGCACAAATCGCTATGGGAGAGGGTTATCTTTTGGTTAAACCCCTAACCTTTATGAATAATTCAGGAGAAACAGCTAGGGCTTTAGTAAAAAAGTATAACCTCATACCCCGTAACTGGCTTGGACTAAAAAAAGATTTTAACCTAGAAGATAATCTAATTGTTATTCATGACGAGTTGGATCTACCTCTTGGTAAAATAAAAACCTCAAGTAACAGCTCCAGTGCTGGTCATCGCGGGGTACAATCAATCATTGATCATCTTAAAACCAAAAAATTTAAAAGAATAAGAATAGGTATATCCTCAGAGCAAAGAGCACTTGTGCCAACCGATAAATTCGTCTTACAAAGATTTACCCCAGAAGAAGAACAAGCCATAAAGACCCTACTTGATCCCCTAATTGATACAATAAAGTCTTAGTTATTAAAGATTACTACTAACTCAAAACATAACATCTCTTTATTTAGAATTAAAATAAAAAAACGCAACCTAGGCTGCGTTTAAAATTTTTACTAAAATTACAAAAGTGAAACAAATTTCAAGAAGAAAAATCTCCTGATACGAACCTTACAAAGCTTCTTCCTTGCATTTAAAATATTATGAACATGATTATTCAAGTTAATGCATGGATAAAAAATCTTTATTGACTTGATATGATCAAGATCTATTCTTTTATGAAATATTTCATCACCGACCTTAATGGTCAGAGAAAAATATCTTACAAGAATAAATCCCGGAGAAGCTAAGACGTATTGGTTTTGAAAATCATTTGGGAGTTCATTGAAGACAAAAAAAATATCTTCACGTTTAAACTCAATAACTTCTCCAATTTTTTCTTCTTTTGTAGCTAAACAATCAAAAAAATCTTTAAATCTTTTAAGCATTTTTTCTCCTTTTTGTTTGATTTTAAACTATCACAAAACAAATATTTTGTCAAGTTAGCTCTTGACGCAACTTTTAAATCACCTATAATTAAAATATCGGTTGTCTATTATATTCTTTTTGCTAACCCCCCCACCCTGCCTTCGGGCACAGTGGGGGTTTTATTTTAAAATTCCTAAAAACATAAAGACATCCGCTAATAAGCGGATGTCTTTATGTTTTATAATATATTATATAATCCCACTCTTCTTCTAAATAATCTAGCCCTAACCTTTTTAGAACTTATACAAACAACCTACTCTTAGTCCTCCATGGCGGACATGCTTAAAGCGTGTTTTTTATTAAATATGTCTTCTAAAATAACCGTACCGGCAGTAGCGGCCGGAATGGCTAAAAGAGCCCCTAAGATTCCCCCAATGGAGAAACCTATCATAATTACCACTATACTGGCTATTGGGTTAAGACCAACCGCTTTTTGCATAATTTTAGGCACCAAAAACGCGTTTTCTACCTGTTGAATAATAAGGTAAACAATTATTACCCCCAAAGCCAAAGCAGGAGATTGAGTAAGGGCGATTAAAACCGCTGGTACTGCCCCGATCACTGGTCCAAGATAAGGGATAAGTTCGGTTAGTCCAGCGATCAAAGCTAAAATGAAAGCATATTTAACCCCTAAAATAGATAAGCTTATATAAGTTAAAAGAAAAATAGCAAAACATAAGACTAATTGTCCTCTAAACCAAAGTCCCATTTTATGTTGCATTCTTCTTAGAACATCCATGGCATAGGTTTGGTGCTTAGCTGGTGTTAGTGACCAAATTAATTTCTTAATGGAGTTTTGTTCCACCATCATATAAAAAGTGATCACTATTATAATAAAGAAAGAAAGTACTCCTCCGAAAAAACCAAAGATTGAAGACAAAATATTTTCTCCAGCCGGTAGGTTAGTAAAAATAGAGCTAATACCTTCAGCCACATTATTAAACCAAATATGGCTATCCGAAAATTCTTTTAAGCTTTCCGCATAACCACTTATTGTCTCCAAATAAACAGGAAAGTCAGTAGCCAATTGAGTAGACTGTTCAATAACTGGCGGAATAGAGAGCCAAAGAAAACCTGAAACCAAACTTAAACCAACAATATAAATTATTACAACCGATAAAACTCTAGGAATACCCTTATCCGTAATCCAATCCACCCAAGGATTCATGGCACTGGCTAAAATAATTGAAACAAACAAGAGAGCTAAAATATCCTTAATTAGAAAGACAATATAAGCTAAAGCTACAACCCCGATAATCCGCAAAAGACTACCGGTAGTAATGGTAATACGAGTAGCTGCCGGTCTTTGTTCGTTTTTCATAAAAGTTTTTTAACAATTAGAATCTCGGTCGGCGCGGTCCATTACGGTGCGATGGCCGAGAAGAGTTTCTATCAAAAGACTCATTACCTTCTTGTTTACCCTTTTCTTCTGTCCAAAGAGAATTATTTTCTTCAAGTCCTTTCATGGTTAAATTAACCCTACCTTGTTCATCTATTTCTTTAATTTTAACAGTAACAGCGTCTCCGAGTTCAAGAAAATCCGATGGTCTTGAAACTCTATAAGGTGCCATTTCAGAAACATGCACCATGCCGTCTCTACCCGGTAAAACCTCTACAAAAGCTCCAAAGTCAAGCATTCTCACTACCTTACCGGTAAAGACTTCTCCAACGCTAAGATCGCGAACAATATTATTGATCCAATCAAGAGCTTTTTTCACTCCCTCTGAATCAGTACCACAAACCATCACTAAACCAGAATCTTCTATATCAATAGAAACACCGCAAACATCAATAATTTCATTAATCACCTTACCACCAGAACCAATAACCTCTCTGATCTTATCCGGATGAATTTGCATACTAACAATTCTCGGAGCGTATTTAGAAAGTTCCGCGCGAGGTTTATCAATAGCCGCGTTCATTACTTCAAGAATCTTTAGTCTGGCCTCACGACCTTGGATTAAAGTTTTTTTAACAATCTCCATATCCAAACCAATCGTCTTAGTATCCAACTGAATAGCGGTTATACCATCTTGAGTACCTGTAATCTTAAAATCCATACCTCCCTGTCCATCCTCAAGATCTTGGAGGTCAGTTAAAACTTCCCAACGACTCATGTCTGGTACTGAAGCCAAGCCCATAGCAATACCGGCTACCGCCTTTTTAAGAGGCACACCGGCATCAAAAAGCGCTAAACTGGAAGCACAAGCCGAAGCCATAGAAGAAGAACCGTTAGAAGATAAAGTTTCACTTACTACACGAATAGTGTAAGGAAATTCTTCTTTACTGGGCAACAAAGGCACTACGGCTTTTTCCGCTAAAGCGCCATGACCAACTTCTCGGCGACCAGGACCACGATTGGGTCTGGCTTCGCCAACCGAGAAAGATGCAAAATTGTAATGATGAATATATCTTTTTTTACTTTGCCCCTCAAGGCCCTCCAAAGACTGCTCATCACCGGGTGCACCCAAAGTAACAATTGACATAACCTGGGTTTCTCCGCGAGAAAAAAGGGCTGCTCCATGATTACGTGGTAACATGTCTACATCAGCTTCCAGCGCTCTTATTTCATTAAGTGAACGACCATCCACTCGTTGTTGACGATCTAAAATACCTCTAGTTACTGCTTCTTCAACCGAAGGCTCAACCAAACTCTTAACTGCCGCGCTAATTAAAAGAGTTTCAAAACCTTTACCTAAAAGATATTCAGATAACCCTTCTTTAATGGCAAAAACAGCAGCTTTTCTTTCGCCCTTAGTGTAATAGATTTTATCAAACAAAAGACGATCTACATTATCCTTTAACCAATTTTGGGCTTCAGCAAAAACTGTTTCTTTAGCTTCATCTAATTTAGCTTTTTCCTCCTTCTCATCTTTTTTAATACCAAGTTCACTGCACATTTTATTAATCAAATCAATTACCGGCGACATTTCTTTTTGTCCGGCAGCAATAGCCTCAAACATATCATCTTCGGAAATCTCTTGGCCTTCGGCTTCAATCATTAAAACTCTATCCGTCGTACCGGAAACTATTAAATCAAAATCGCTTTCCAGTCTTTCCTTATAAGTTGGGTTAAAGACAAATTCTTGGTTAACTCTACCAACCCTAACTCCGCCAATTGGTCCCTGCCAATCTACACCAGATAAAGCCAAGGCAGCCGAAGCACCCACTAGAGAAATAACATCATAATCATTTTCCTGGTCAACAGATAAAACCGTAATTACCAACTGAACGTCTCTTCTGGAATTTTGGTTAAATAAAGGACGAACCGAACGGTCTATCATGCGTCCGCTTAAAACCGCTTCATCAGTCGGGCGACCTTCTCGTTTAATCCAACGAGAACCCTTAATAAAGCCGGCGGCGTAAAATCTTTCTTCAAGATCCACCATTAAAGGAAAGTAATCAATACCATCCCTAACTTCCTTACCCTTAACTACGGTAGCTAAAATTACGGTGTCCCCGTATTGGACGGTAACAGCCGCGTCAGCCTGTTGGGCTAAGCGCCCGGTCTTAAAAGTCAGCGTCCGGCCTAGCCATTCGCCGCTAAAAACTTTTTCTTTGGACATATATTTTTTTATCTGTCCGACAAACTGCAGAACTATGGCAAAACCACAGTGCTATATGTTTGACGAACAGATCTTAATTAATAATTAAATTTAAATTTATTAAAATTTATTTTTTAA
This genomic window from Patescibacteria group bacterium contains:
- a CDS encoding MBL fold metallo-hydrolase, with the translated sequence MQIVKINHSCFKLQAKHENDIVTVVTDPFKPEKVGLKLPKLEADIVTISHDHDDHNNVAAVIGNPFVISGPGEYEVKGVFIEGVSSYHDSSEGAERGKNVMYRIELEGISITHLGDLGCELDNSQLEKLEGTDILIIPVGGVYTINAQTAVKVINQIEPRLVIPMHYHVSGLKLSKNLDPLDNFLKAIAVKPRYEEKLKIVRKDLPQDGMDLVVLN
- the gyrA gene encoding DNA gyrase subunit A encodes the protein MPKEKKSSKMDDKKTSAEQGLVPPDNNDTVDSNNNRGHIEPQPIVEEMKRSYLDYAMSVIVARALPDVRDGLKPVHRRILYAMWQLGLRSSAKFRKSAAVVGEVLAKYHPHGDSAVYDAMVRMAQDFSMRYPLVRGQGNFGSMDGDNAAAMRYTEAKLARISEELLSDIDRKTVDFVANYDGSYREPTVLPARLPNLLLNGSMGIAVGMATNIPPHNLNELINAIEHLIEKPEATVEDLMEHVKGPDFPTGGIIYDREAIIKAYTTGKGGIVTRGVAEIVEAKQDTYNIIISEIPFQVNKANLVEKIADLVREKKLEGIRDLRDESDKAGVRVVIELKKDAFPKKILNSLYKMTQLQETFHLNLLALINGIQPRVLNLKSVLEEYIKHREVVIRRRTEFDLEKAKDRAHILDGLMIALLHIDQVIKLIKASRNRDEAKINLVKKFKLSDKQALAIVEMKLGSLANLERLLIENELKDKKALIKELEGILGSRKKILQIIREDMNLLREEYGDERRTRLVDHPVGEFNVEDFVPNEEVVVVMTRDGYIKRLAPSMFKTQARGGKGVIGLTTKEEDMVEFMLTTLTHDDLLFFTTRGRVFQLKAYEIPSAQRTAKGQAIVNFLQLSPGEKVTSVLPLDKMNKSKFLFFATKKGVVKKVELSEFGKVRRSGLIALTIRDDDELIWAKPTSGKDEIQLITSAGQAIRFKESDVRPMGRSAAGVIGLRLKKDDSVIGMGIIAEEQKKSKDMQILSVMAGGYGKRTPLALYKVQSRGGSGIKTAKVTTKTGTLTNAYVVNIEAMSNKDLIIISTKGQVIRLPFKTVSESGRDTQGVRLMRFKEEGDSVACVTWV
- a CDS encoding LCP family protein, which produces MDHNHNLLNNIEKPQQRRKKSIFKRIRKIFVSFLILLVVLYAFFYFKQLFFGSNEEGGTSWIDRIPLIGQVKHLAESSDRPLKGEERDRINILLLGIGGAQHDGGLLTDTIMVASLKPSTNQVSMLSIPRDLVVRVEGSSDYRKINSVHSLAEQRDKGSGGLAVSQTVSRLLDEPIDYYVRIDFDGFEKIIDQIGGVSVYVENTLDDYSYPIRGREDNPDYYSRFEHLHIPQGWQEMDGSLALKYARSRHGLRGEGSDFARARRQQNIMVAAKEKIFSAETLLNPKQITALVGHVENHLSTNLKLWEMTKLWNISKKIDRENITQKVLDNSRAGLLEDARGLNGAYILTPRSGDYSEIQYLFKNIFGETSIGANISMPKDKIKLTIFNGTWVNGLGSRTALDLEQKNSPITVVEVGNSSRKNFERSVIYDLTYGAKREHLEYLKEKTGANIAPTLPEWLKNDLADSGSPANQPDFILILGTDADKTGSGTDNRN
- a CDS encoding hemolysin family protein, coding for MEILLIIILLALSGLFSGLTLGLMKLDTFELKRKMKLGDKEAKAVYAIRRHGNELLTALLLGNVAVNSFLAIFLGSLTSGLLATITATALIFLFGEIIPQAVIARYALAFGAKTVPLVKFLLLIFKPISKPIGWSLDKVLGEELQTIYSKEELLKIVAEHEDSSTSAIDRDEEKIVHGALSFSDKTAGDIMTPRTVVFMLEESTKIDKSTIETIKDHNFSRIPIFKETQDKIIGILYIKDLLGVRSGKIKKYTKLDYLKINEKTKLDKLKNRMIKARQHMAIVLDEFKGFAGVVTLEDILEEVIGSEILDESDEHADLREVAKKIIEE
- the der gene encoding ribosome biogenesis GTPase Der; amino-acid sequence: MKKYKEGDLPLVVIFGRTNVGKSTLFNTLAEKKQALISDIPGTTRDSNLAIGEWRGRKFELVDTGGFMNFDYLSKKKIQAETIDEMVQKQAGDYIRRADVILFVVDSKDGLLPQDKIMAQILKRITSQRKSVTMLIANKADSQKQRLAIGDFFSLGFKEVYPVSAATGAGTGDMLDEILKHFKEEIKENDEEEEEDYEEEKEEEQDDDNYDNKEEGEENEKDKKDNDNKKGSSKKKKDKDEEEIIRICLLGKPNVGKSSLLNAMVGYERVLVSAIPHTTREPQSTIFEYNGQIIECVDTAGISRHGHKQNNLEKFSMAKSLASLKKANLALLILDINEPITKQDARLTEEIISKQKGLIIVANKWDTVEERETKKYIAHIHRELPFATYAPIQFVSAKNRSKIDHLFDLITEVYKARHTQLSASQLEWLMKTAVKKHRPTKGHGTKYPRLYEFSQSGVNPPTFVVRIGARESLADTYLRFLENQLRANFGFAGTPISIWVKKGRDVHGAHDS